The Accipiter gentilis chromosome Z, bAccGen1.1, whole genome shotgun sequence DNA window tacttttgtttttcttttcagcaaactTCAAGGGAATTATTGAAGCCTTCTCAGGATGACTCCTCAATGAAACAGGTATAATTTCCGTATATCCTTTGTATGGAACGGAATTATCCAACTCTTCCAAAACACTTTTGCGATTAAGGTCATACATCTTATTTACATGGACCAGAAAAGCGCTCTTCGGGTGTTTTCATAGAAACAACGTGCCCTCCCACGTTACTTTTACTGGTGCtgggattattaaaaaaaaaaaaaaaagacgaataCGCCTCTCCATCCCCCCCTCAGCAGCGGGGTTCCCCCCCCCAGAGACCCCGAGTCCCGGCACCCCGGCCCTGggagcagcaaaggcagcagaagcCGGGCCCCAGGAACGGCGCTGACCGGCACCACCGCGCTGCGATGGCTCAAGGCCGGCccgggcggggagcggagcggagcgggacacccggcccggcccggcccggcggggctaGCAGGTACCTGGGAGACCGGCGGCGGGACGCTGTACTCCGCTCCAGCCGGGCCCGTCTCGGCACCCGGCTCGGGCGCGCTCGGGACCCCCTTAGCTCGCTTCTTCGGCCGCGCAGCCGGGACATCACGCTTCCTCTTGGCCGCCGCCATGTCGGCCGCCCCACGCCGTCCCCACACTTCCTCTGcttccgcccgcccgcccgcgcttCCGGCCCTCCTCCCACTTCCGGCTCCCCCCGGAAGCGCCGCGGCCGCCATGCCGTTCTCCGCCCGGCCGCCCGGCAGCGGCGAGCCGTACGTGCTGTCCGCCAGCCTGGACAACGCCCGCCACCTCTCCAGCCTCCTCAGGGCCGTCCACTTCCAGGACCACGCCACCTGCTTCGCCACGGCCAACGGCCTCAAGGTGACGGTGGAGGATGCCAAATGCATCCAGGCCAACGCCTTCATCCAGGTGGGAGCtgcggcccgggcccgggcccgggcccgagcCCGGCTGCCGCTGGCGGGGCTGACCCTGCCCGGCGCTGGCGGTGAGGAGGGGCCGGCACCGCCCTTGGACGGGGCGCCAGCTACGTGGCGGAGGAGGGGCAGGGCAATTTTacctggggagaagggggaacTGGGCAGAAATCGGGGCGTAGCTGCGGGAGCTGGCGCGGGGGAAGCGCTGTGGCGAGGCTGCGGTCGTGATGAGATGCCTGTGCTGCCCAGGGGCCGAGCTCCGTGCCCGGTTTGTTCCAGCGTGCCTGCTTGGGGGATGAGCTTGCACCCTGGCTAAATGTGTCGGCACCTGCTAAGCCCGCTGCTCCTTCTGTCCGTGCCGTTCGTAGACGCATGCGCAAGTTCACAAAAGCGTCCGTCTGTCTTGCAGGCGTTTCCATTACGTTTCATCCCAAAGCCAAAAAAGCTTGAATTTAAGTCAACGCTGAACGACAGTAGAGACTCACAGACGCTCATCTACAGCGTTATCAGCTGGGCTAAGCTGAGAGCTTCCAGCCGCGGGGCGGGAGCGTGTGCTTCATGGCAGGACTGGAGTGGTGGCCTGACCCGTTCGCTCTCCAGTTCTGCCTGTGCTGAACTTTCCCCGAAAGGGTGCTTGAGGGGTTGCGCATAGACACAGGATGTCAGCTAGACTGGACTGTCCATACAGGCAGCTTTAAATAGGGAtctaaattatttcttcttaacTTGCACTTAATATAAGACAAAAGCAGCCTTGCTCACTTTTCTGCTACCTCTTTCTTAGCTGTGACTGTTGGCTTTGCttcatttcagtttttttaaggggcgcttttaatttttcttcctttaacaaTGGTTTACttctgagtgggtttttttttgtttttatttaatgcatATCCAACTTGTAAATGCTTTGCACATGAGAACAGGCGTCATGATGGTTTCTGTGTTTGAAAGCATGTACGATACTGGGGATGTAAATGGAAGGGGTGGGGAATCTTTTATGTCAGTAACTCAAACCCACCTTTACCTTTTTCTGTCGTTTAAACTCCTGTGTCTTTGCTATTGGTGAAACTGCAGCCTGAGCTGTGTGGGAAGAGGGAGAAGCCCAAGCCTCTTTGTTTCTGCATCTCCCCTTGCTGTCGTCTCCCCTTGCTGTCGTCTCCCCTTGCTGTCGTCTCCCCTTGCTGTCATCTCCCCCTCTTCAGCACATAGTTCTTTACACTAGTTCTGTGTTGGTTTGGTTAGCTTTCTGCTATTTGAACGAGTTAAGCTGTTTCATGACGTGGCCAGCCTGTGCTAGTGGAGGTTAAGCAGTGGGCACATgtgggcaggagcagaggaacAGCAACTGGAGGTTCCTTTGCAACCTGTTAAGAATAGACTAGAGTATTTccgttggaagagacctacaaagatcatctagtccagccacTTCAGGACTAACCAAAAGTTAAGGCATGTTGCTAAGGGCAGTGTCCAAATGCCTctaaacactgacaggcctggggcattgaccacctttctaggaagcctgttccagtgtttgaccaccctctcagtaaagaaattcttcctcatgtccagtctgaacctcccctggtgcagctttgaaccattcccatgcattctgtcactggatcccaggaagaagagctcagcacctccctctccacgtccatTTGAATGGGCCTCTGAGCAGcttgatcgagttgaagatgttcattgcaggggagttggactagatgacctttaaaggtcccttccaacccaaactgttctatgattgtGGTTCCCTGAATGTTTCCAGCTCCAGAAGTAGGCAGCTTTCAGGTTTAACATTTGTAGCTTGTTTTTGAACTATGAAAGACAAGTGTTTAGGTTTTCATGCTTATGCCGTGCTACTTCGTGTCCACTATgacctgattttattttactaGTTTTGAGGATGAAGACCCATTTTTCTTTAATTGGGATCGTGTTACATGTAGAATTCACTTTGTACTGCACTGGTCTCTGAAAGTGAAAGCACTGAATTTAAGGAAGTAAGTGTAAAATAATTGCAGAAACTCCCCTCTcttcatctctttcctttctcttacaGGCAGAAATTTTTCAGGAATTTGATGTTCAGGAGGATTCGGTGACATTCCGGATTAATTTGTCTGTTCTTCTTGACTGCTTGACCATTTTTGGTACCAGTGCTTTGCCAGGTATGGTGCTTATTTGCCTTGACAGTGTATGTGTATCATGTGTAATCACATAGTGAAACCTGTACATAGTTATAGAGAGATTTCCAGTCTTGGCAAAGCTTCTGACTTCCTCACTTTAAGTCCTTCAGAGCATGGCAGCTATTGCTGTTAAGCAGGATTTGTCCTGTTTACTTAAGCTAATGCAAGTATGTGCTGTGATAACAGCtgatggagagaagaaagaagctgATGGATGTGAGCCTAGCCAGTGTGTCAGGGACCACTGCATCAGGAGAGGCCAAAAGAGGCTGATTCAGTTTGGAAGGTGGAATAAAGGTATATGTCTGTGTGACACTATTGGGCTAAATGAGAAACAGAGGAGTCTTCATGTGAAGATAATGTTTCCTGGATCTGTGTAAGGCACAAAAGAACTACTTGTTTTGGGAGACAACGGGTTTGTGGCATGAGGTCCAATAAACAGCCCCAGCTTGTACCCTTGCTCTGGTTTGGGACTGAAGATCTCAAACAGTTTCTGTAGAAAACATGCCAAGTCATTTGTTCAGGCATCTCTGGCAAGTTGTGTGACGTTTAGACTGGAGGTCTGACTTCAAGGCCAGTGCTGTACCCTAGGACTGACACATGCTGTGACTGCCTTTCCTGTCGATCTGTTTTCAGTCCAGGGCCCAGATCATCCACATCACACAAATGCTATTTTGTTCCCAAGTGCCCTTCACTTAAGGGGGAAGCCTGGGCACAGCTGGCAGAATAGTTCTCTGCGGCTCATTCAGGGTAGTTGATATGGATGTAGAGAATGCCAAGGTTCCCTCTGCTAGGGACAGTGCTTCACACTGTCACCTGTTTTTAagtgggcagcagggcaggctgcacaTACCCTCAGCATCAGGCTAAAAGACTCCTGCTTGGGCAAGCTGGGGCAGCCTCTTATCAGAGCTGACACTTTGAGCTGAAAAAGCACGAAAGCTGTTAGTACATCTTAAGGCCGCAGGGGATCCACACTGGGCTTACAAGGGACTCGGGTTGACTAATTGCTGTGAACTGTAGCAGAAATCAGCACACTGAGAGCCAGTATAGACATAGCTTGGAATTTGCCTTGCTTACAAAAAATTTTATATCAACTCAAATGTGATCTCTTTTCCAACATTTCTGTGGCTCGTGCAACCCTGGAATATCCAGCTACCTCAGAAACATGAACAAGTGTATGCATGAATTAGGAAATGTTCTGGTGCAGATTTACAGGGCTTGTAGAAGTCTGCAGGGATTCCAGGCAGCACCATCAGTTCATTGTGCTCCTGCTCTCAGTGCAATAGCTGTTATGTGGCACCTTCTGTTCCTTCCGTTCTTCAGGTTGCATCTGCATCTGTTTTGTGAGTATTATCTCCAGCTTGCAGATAAGGTACTGAGGAATGATGCTTACCTAAGGTCTCAGAAGAAATCTGTAGCTGGATTGGGTAGCACTTCAGGTGCTGTAAGAGCACTTTACATCTTGCTTATCAAGTGTGTGAATTACAAAAATCAAGCAGACTGTATTATTGATACTGTTTGTAGCCTTTTCAGTGACAGAGGTGTGACAAGCCGCTTTCACAATTATGTatacaaatactgaaaaaaacccaggtgtTAGCGAATTTTAtttcctataatttttttttaacttaatagttgttaaaaaaatattttcaaaagcaaaaataactgcAAGTTAGCATGATTGTATGAGTGCTACTCACGTGGAGTAGAGTGATACCATGGCAGTTTTTTGGAGCAGTTTTATCATTGCAGCTGCATGTTGAATTCCACGTTCCTCTGCTGTTCCTATTGTGACTCTGACCTAAAGACCTAAATCAGCTGTTCTAAACAGCACTCTGATTTTGGGAAACCAAACGTTCAGATTATGATTAGCTAGCAAAAGGAGGATGTGACTCTAATGCAAGCTAAGCTGCCTTAACTTCAGTGTGGCTTGCACAAGTAACGAGAGTAGTAAAGAAGGACTAGGTGAGCCAGAGGGAGCCTCAGGACCGCGGAGGGTTTTCCAGTTCCACTAAACTGTTTGTACCATATCCAGCTTCATTGTCACCGCTAGTGTTACCCATTTGGTACATGACATGAGTTGGATTTGAACTGGTGTCTAcatacaaataatttcattttgctgcatAACCATTAGCACTTCATAGGGTGTCTAGGAGGCTTCATTAAGCATGCTACATTAGTGTATCAGAGGCTGGACCAAACATGCTGAATCAAATTGATCTGTGCCCATATGACAGTAAAATGTGAATTTTCTAAAGTGGTCAGATGTGCTAGCTAGCTCTCAGAAGAATGtatatttcattctctttttcagGGACACCAACGGCCCTTAGGATGTGTTATCGTGGTTATAGTTATCCCTTGATGCTGTTCTTGGAAGAAGGAGGAGTAGTGACAGTATGCAAAATTAATACTCAAGAGCCTGATGAGTTGTTAGACTTTGATTTCTGCAGTACAAATGTTGTTAATAAAGTTATCCTGCAGTCGGAGGGGCTACGAGAAGCATTTGCTGAACTGGATATGACCAGTGAAGTTCTGCAGATTACCATGTCTCCAGATAAACCCTACTTCAGGTACTAGAAGTTATGCTTTCAACTCAGTGTTCATGCTTGGCCTCCATTGGTAAGGACTGGAAGTTTTCAGGGTGAAGAGCGGGGAGCTATTTTAGGATATTGCTTTATTTCAGGAAGAATTGTAATGAGTATAGCAAACCACAATAGGTAATCTAATTAACATAGTAATGAATATATTGACAACCTGGTAAATGTGACACTGATGTGGAGAGTTTAGCATTTGtaattaaataaagcaaaacaaatatttttcttttttacaaattCTGACAAGATTTTAGAGAGCTGTGATCAGGTATTTTGAGATGGTGCCTTTTGTCTTCCAGGTTATCCACTTTTGGAaatgcaggaagtgcacatctggACTACCCTAGGGACTCTGATTTGATGGAAGCATTCCACTGTAACCAGACCCAGACAAACAGGTTAGAAGTCTGTGATCAGTGCCCTCTATGGCAGGTCATATGTTCTTGctggaaagtttaaaaaactGTTTTTGCATTACTGTAACATTTATTTCACTACTACAGGGAAAATATACTTCCCATCTGATAAAATTCTGCGTCTGTGATCAAAAGCTGAGGGATAACAATGTCTGTCCAATGTTGTTAGCAGGAAAAGATCATGTTGCTAATTGGTTTTTAGTTATTCTGTGGGTTTAATTGGAAGTAATGTTTCAGCTCCTCTCTacacagtgtatttttttaagatgactggtttttttcccctgcaggtACAAGATTTCTTTGCTTAAGCCATCTACAAAGGCACTGGCTTTATCTTGTAAAGTGTCCATTCGAACAGATGCTCAAGGATTTCTTTCACTGCAGTATATGATTAGGAATGAAGATGGACAGATCTGTTTTGTGGAATATTATTGTTGCCCTGATGAGGATATTACTGATGCAGAACTGTAGGTCTATGTTTTAGCTTCTGTTTTATATTTGTGGAtatataaaatactgtatttttttataaaactgaatGAGCACTGTAAAGATGGATAGACTTGatactgtcatttttttttaaactctggaaTTAGAAATATGAAGACTTCCTTTTTATTCCCTTGCAAACATTTCTTAGCCTCGACTCAaaaaactgaagctgaaaaagcaaaaaggggAGTTGATCTCCTATAGCCACTGATTCCAGCATAGATGTTAAAGTGATGTTTGTATAATACATTGCTGCTTTTCACAGTGTTCTCcaggaatttttgtttgttttgttttgtttttttaatctttggctTGTTCTAAGCAATTGCACAAGGGAAAATCTGAATACTAGCAGTATGTTAGCCAGTTAACTTTcaatgacttaaaaaataaaactaaatttgcCTTGAAAGAGGATGAAATTTTCAAACTGATTTCTTAATAGCAGCAGGTGGTTTCTTTCTGGCAATTGCTGACATGTTTTGCTGGTGAAGCCAGTAGGCTCCTCCTCATCTTGATTAATCCTTAATATAACTCAATTCCTTGGAATTTCATCTGATACCAATTTACCCTTTTGTCTGCAGTACTGCTGTTGAATCGGAAAATTAAGATAGATTTACTTAGTCATTACTCGTAACTGTTCTGGCAACGTTACTGTTTTATATTTAGTAATTTATTACACATCCACAAGAATGCTGCTGCCGAAATGTTTCTGTACGTACATGTCCCGTTCCTACCCTGCTACTCACTACTAATGCTGTTAAGAATC harbors:
- the RAD1 gene encoding cell cycle checkpoint protein RAD1, which codes for MPFSARPPGSGEPYVLSASLDNARHLSSLLRAVHFQDHATCFATANGLKVTVEDAKCIQANAFIQAEIFQEFDVQEDSVTFRINLSVLLDCLTIFGTSALPGTPTALRMCYRGYSYPLMLFLEEGGVVTVCKINTQEPDELLDFDFCSTNVVNKVILQSEGLREAFAELDMTSEVLQITMSPDKPYFRLSTFGNAGSAHLDYPRDSDLMEAFHCNQTQTNRYKISLLKPSTKALALSCKVSIRTDAQGFLSLQYMIRNEDGQICFVEYYCCPDEDITDAEL